A genomic region of Candidatus Edwardsbacteria bacterium RifOxyA12_full_54_48 contains the following coding sequences:
- a CDS encoding chaperonin GroL, translating into MANGKMIEYDVKAREALKRGVDKLANAVKVTLGPKGRNVVLDKKFGSPLVTKDGVTVAKEIELEDPFENMGAQMVKEVASKTSDIAGDGTTTATVLAQAICREGIKNVTAGANPMDLKRGIDLAVETVIAEIKKISKPTKGKAEISNVATISANNDRTIGDLIADAMEKVGKDGVITVEEAKGMDTTLETVEGMQFDRGYISPYFVTNAERMEAVLEDAYILIYDKKISAMKELLPILEKVAQVGKPMMIIAEDLEGEAMATLVVNKLRGTLQVCAVKAPGFGDRRKEMLKDIEILTGGKVISEELGFKLENTVIGDLGRAKRITVDKDNTTIVEGAGKTKDIQARIGQIRAQVEETKSDYDKEKLQERLAKLAGGVAVINVGAPTETAMKEKKARVEDALHATRAAVEEGIIPGGGVAFIRAIPALDSIKAKGDVKIGVDIIRRSLEEPMRQIANNAGVEGAVIVDEIKKNATPSVGYNADKDKVEDLVEAGVIDPTKVARIALQNAASIAGLLLTTECVIADKPKEEKPMPMPQGGGGYGDMY; encoded by the coding sequence ATGGCAAACGGCAAGATGATAGAATACGATGTCAAGGCCCGGGAAGCCCTGAAAAGGGGCGTGGACAAGCTGGCCAACGCCGTCAAGGTGACCCTGGGACCCAAGGGCCGCAACGTGGTCCTGGATAAGAAATTCGGCTCGCCGCTGGTGACCAAGGACGGCGTGACCGTGGCCAAGGAGATCGAGCTGGAGGATCCCTTTGAGAACATGGGCGCCCAGATGGTCAAGGAAGTGGCCTCCAAGACCTCCGACATCGCCGGCGACGGCACCACCACCGCCACCGTGCTGGCCCAGGCCATCTGCCGCGAGGGCATCAAGAACGTCACCGCCGGGGCCAATCCCATGGACCTCAAGCGGGGCATCGACCTGGCGGTGGAGACCGTGATCGCCGAGATCAAGAAGATCTCCAAGCCCACCAAGGGCAAGGCCGAGATCTCCAACGTGGCCACCATCTCCGCCAACAACGACCGCACCATCGGCGACCTGATCGCCGACGCCATGGAGAAGGTGGGCAAGGACGGGGTCATCACGGTGGAAGAGGCCAAGGGCATGGACACCACCCTGGAGACCGTGGAGGGCATGCAGTTCGACCGGGGCTACATCTCCCCCTATTTCGTGACCAACGCCGAGCGCATGGAAGCCGTCCTGGAGGACGCCTACATCCTGATCTACGACAAGAAGATCTCGGCCATGAAGGAACTGCTGCCCATCCTGGAGAAAGTGGCCCAGGTAGGCAAGCCGATGATGATCATCGCCGAGGACCTGGAGGGCGAGGCCATGGCCACCCTGGTGGTCAACAAGCTGCGGGGCACCCTGCAGGTCTGCGCCGTCAAGGCGCCGGGATTCGGCGATAGGCGCAAGGAGATGCTCAAGGACATCGAGATCCTGACCGGCGGCAAGGTGATCTCCGAGGAGCTGGGCTTCAAGCTGGAGAACACCGTCATCGGCGACCTGGGCCGGGCCAAGCGCATCACCGTCGACAAGGACAACACCACCATCGTGGAAGGCGCCGGGAAGACCAAGGACATCCAGGCCCGCATCGGCCAGATAAGGGCCCAGGTGGAGGAGACCAAGAGCGACTACGACAAGGAGAAACTGCAGGAACGGCTGGCCAAGCTGGCCGGCGGCGTGGCGGTGATCAACGTGGGCGCGCCCACCGAGACCGCCATGAAGGAAAAGAAGGCCCGGGTGGAGGATGCCCTGCATGCCACCAGAGCCGCGGTGGAGGAGGGCATCATCCCCGGCGGCGGGGTGGCCTTCATCCGCGCCATACCGGCCCTGGATTCCATCAAGGCCAAGGGCGACGTCAAGATCGGAGTGGACATCATCCGCCGGTCATTGGAAGAGCCGATGAGGCAGATCGCCAACAACGCCGGGGTGGAAGGCGCCGTGATAGTGGACGAGATCAAGAAGAACGCCACCCCCAGCGTGGGCTACAATGCCGACAAGGACAAGGTGGAGGACCTGGTGGAAGCCGGAGTGATCGATCCCACCAAGGTGGCCCGGATCGCCCTGCAGAACGCGGCCTCGATAGCCGGCCT
- a CDS encoding co-chaperone GroES, with product MSTVTKIKPLGDRVLVKPAEAKETKKGGIIIPDTAKEKPMEGEVVAAGPGKISDSGTRMEMDIKKGDKVLYGKYSGTEVKIDDVEYLIMSSDDVMAIIHEK from the coding sequence ATGTCAACGGTTACCAAAATCAAGCCATTAGGCGACAGGGTGTTGGTTAAGCCGGCAGAGGCCAAGGAGACCAAAAAGGGCGGGATCATCATTCCCGACACCGCCAAGGAAAAGCCCATGGAGGGCGAAGTGGTGGCGGCGGGCCCGGGCAAGATATCCGATTCCGGAACCAGGATGGAGATGGACATCAAGAAGGGCGACAAGGTCCTTTACGGCAAGTACTCCGGCACCGAGGTCAAGATCGACGATGTGGAATACCTGATCATGTCATCCGACGACGTCATGGCCATCATCCACGAGAAATAA
- a CDS encoding gliding-motility protein MglA, protein MSLINYSSREINCKVVYYGCGLCGKTTNIKYIYSKVSPEAKGKLISLATELDRTLFFDFMPLDLGSIKGFKTRFHLYTVPGQVFYNASRKLILKGVDGVVFVADSQVERLDANLESIANLQDNLAENGFNIENIPFVIQYNKRDLPNIASVDELRAQLNKWGVPDFETVAHQGYGVFETLKEVAKKVLKNLG, encoded by the coding sequence GTGTCTTTAATCAACTACTCATCCCGCGAGATCAACTGCAAGGTCGTGTACTACGGATGCGGGCTGTGCGGCAAGACCACCAACATCAAATATATCTACTCCAAGGTGTCTCCGGAGGCCAAGGGCAAGCTGATCTCCCTGGCCACCGAGCTGGACCGCACGTTGTTCTTCGACTTCATGCCGCTGGACCTGGGCAGCATCAAGGGCTTCAAGACCCGGTTCCATCTTTACACCGTTCCGGGGCAGGTGTTCTACAATGCCAGCCGCAAGCTGATCCTGAAAGGGGTGGACGGGGTGGTGTTCGTGGCCGACTCCCAGGTGGAGCGGCTGGACGCCAACCTGGAATCCATAGCCAACCTGCAGGACAACCTGGCCGAGAACGGATTCAACATCGAGAACATCCCCTTCGTCATCCAGTACAACAAGCGGGACCTGCCCAACATCGCCTCGGTGGACGAGCTGCGGGCCCAGCTCAACAAATGGGGGGTGCCGGATTTCGAGACGGTGGCCCATCAGGGATATGGGGTGTTCGAGACCCTGAAGGAAGTGGCCAAGAAGGTATTGAAGAACCTGGGATGA
- a CDS encoding pyruvate ferredoxin oxidoreductase (catalyzes the formation of acetyl-CoA from pyruvate and coenzyme A): MANLKELAARGDKFTGGHRACAGCGATIVARQALLAAGDKPVVATCATGCLEVVSTIYPYTAWDVPFIHSAFENSAATISGVEAAYQSLKRQGTVTEDIRFIAFGGDGGTYDIGLQALSGAMERGHNMLYICYDNQAYMNTGIQRSSATPKGSSTTTSPNGKKIPGKVQFRKNLTEIMAAHGIPYVAQSVVGNWSDFTKKVEKALAKGGPAFIAVLQPCRLGWGYPPELTAEMGRLAVETNFWPLYEVEDGKYKLNYTPKERKPIDEWMFQQERFRHLKRPEHQALIAQIQQDIDARWDHLNKKCSL; the protein is encoded by the coding sequence ATGGCAAATCTTAAAGAATTGGCCGCCCGGGGCGACAAGTTCACCGGCGGGCACCGGGCCTGCGCCGGGTGCGGGGCCACCATCGTGGCCCGCCAGGCACTGCTGGCGGCCGGCGACAAGCCGGTGGTGGCCACCTGCGCCACCGGCTGTCTGGAGGTGGTCTCCACCATCTATCCCTACACCGCCTGGGACGTTCCCTTCATCCACAGCGCCTTCGAGAACTCGGCGGCCACCATCTCCGGGGTGGAGGCGGCCTACCAGTCGCTGAAGCGCCAGGGCACCGTTACGGAAGACATCCGTTTCATAGCCTTCGGCGGCGACGGCGGCACCTATGACATCGGGCTGCAGGCCCTGTCCGGAGCCATGGAGCGGGGCCACAACATGCTCTACATCTGCTACGACAACCAGGCCTACATGAACACCGGGATCCAGCGCTCCTCGGCCACCCCCAAGGGCAGCTCCACCACCACCAGCCCCAACGGCAAGAAGATCCCCGGCAAGGTCCAGTTCCGCAAGAACCTGACCGAGATCATGGCGGCCCACGGCATACCCTATGTGGCCCAGAGCGTGGTGGGCAACTGGTCGGACTTCACCAAAAAGGTGGAGAAGGCCCTGGCCAAGGGCGGCCCGGCTTTCATCGCCGTGCTGCAGCCCTGCCGGCTGGGCTGGGGCTATCCGCCGGAGCTGACCGCCGAAATGGGCCGCCTGGCGGTGGAGACCAATTTCTGGCCGCTGTACGAGGTGGAGGACGGCAAATACAAGCTGAACTATACCCCCAAGGAACGCAAGCCCATTGATGAATGGATGTTCCAGCAGGAGCGCTTCCGCCATTTAAAGAGGCCCGAACACCAGGCCCTCATCGCCCAGATCCAGCAGGACATCGACGCCCGGTGGGATCACCTGAACAAGAAATGTTCCCTGTAA
- the porA gene encoding pyruvate ferredoxin oxidoreductase: MQKIILAKTGNEAMALAMKQVNPDVVAAYPITPATEIVQIFSQYVADGEVKTEFVAVESEHSAMSACIGSAAAGARTMTGTSSQGLALMYEMVYIAAGLRLPIVMANVNRALSAPINIHCDHSDSMGCRDAGWIHIFSENAQEAYDNMIQAMRIAEHQDVRLPVMVTTDGFIISHGMERIDTLPDAEVQGFIGKYDPLMHLLDVKKPFTIGAINLTDYYFEHRRAMVDAQNNALKVIKEVGAEFGQKFDTNYGLIEKYQLDDAEVAIVALGSTCGTAKVVIDQLRGKGVKAGLMKIRVFRPFPAEEIVKALENIKTVAVLDRSDSVGGFGGPVFTEVRSALYGSAHKPQIAGVVYGLGGREIDMEQIEKLFMDLKDGKFKADSVSYLGVRE; encoded by the coding sequence ATGCAGAAGATCATTCTGGCCAAGACCGGAAACGAGGCCATGGCTCTGGCCATGAAGCAGGTCAACCCCGACGTGGTGGCGGCCTACCCCATCACCCCGGCCACCGAGATCGTCCAGATATTCTCCCAGTACGTGGCCGACGGCGAGGTCAAGACCGAGTTTGTGGCGGTGGAGTCCGAGCATTCGGCCATGTCGGCCTGCATCGGATCGGCCGCGGCCGGGGCCCGGACCATGACCGGCACCAGCTCCCAGGGCCTGGCCTTGATGTACGAGATGGTCTACATCGCGGCCGGCCTGCGCCTGCCCATCGTGATGGCCAATGTCAACCGGGCCCTTTCGGCCCCCATCAACATCCATTGCGACCACTCCGACTCCATGGGCTGCCGGGATGCCGGCTGGATCCACATCTTCTCCGAGAACGCCCAGGAGGCCTACGACAACATGATCCAGGCGATGCGGATAGCAGAGCACCAGGACGTCCGTCTGCCGGTGATGGTCACCACCGACGGCTTCATCATCTCCCACGGCATGGAGCGGATCGACACCCTGCCCGACGCCGAGGTCCAGGGCTTCATCGGGAAGTACGATCCCCTGATGCACCTGCTGGACGTCAAGAAGCCCTTCACCATCGGGGCCATCAACCTGACCGATTATTACTTCGAGCACCGCCGGGCCATGGTGGACGCCCAGAACAATGCCCTCAAGGTCATCAAGGAGGTGGGGGCCGAGTTCGGCCAGAAGTTCGACACCAATTACGGCCTGATCGAGAAATATCAATTGGACGACGCCGAGGTGGCCATCGTGGCCCTGGGATCCACCTGCGGCACCGCCAAGGTGGTCATCGACCAGCTGCGGGGAAAAGGCGTCAAGGCCGGACTGATGAAGATCCGGGTCTTCCGGCCCTTCCCCGCCGAAGAGATCGTAAAAGCGCTGGAGAACATCAAGACGGTGGCGGTGCTGGACCGCTCCGATTCGGTGGGTGGCTTCGGCGGCCCGGTGTTCACCGAGGTCCGCTCGGCCCTCTACGGCTCGGCCCACAAGCCCCAGATCGCGGGCGTGGTCTACGGACTGGGCGGCCGCGAGATAGACATGGAGCAGATAGAGAAACTGTTCATGGATCTCAAGGACGGAAAATTCAAGGCCGATTCGGTCAGCTATCTGGGGGTCAGGGAATAG
- a CDS encoding pyruvate synthase, with the protein MVEIRWHGRGGQGAKTAALLFADAALAVGKYVQAFPEYGPERMGAPVQSFNRIDDKPILMHCPVKSPSVVVVLDPTLMASINVTAGLGKEGTLIINTGLDAAEIKKSVKFDGKIFTVDASKISEETIGRKIPNTPMLAALVKVTGMLDFDSMLEDTQKKLAKKFAHRPEVIEGNIQSMKRAAQEVKSA; encoded by the coding sequence ATGGTAGAGATCAGATGGCACGGTCGGGGAGGACAGGGCGCCAAGACCGCCGCATTGCTATTTGCCGATGCCGCCCTGGCGGTAGGCAAGTATGTGCAGGCCTTCCCAGAGTACGGACCGGAGAGGATGGGGGCTCCGGTGCAATCCTTCAACCGAATAGACGACAAACCCATATTGATGCATTGCCCGGTCAAATCTCCCAGCGTGGTGGTGGTGCTGGACCCCACCCTGATGGCCTCGATCAACGTCACCGCCGGCCTGGGCAAAGAGGGGACCCTGATCATCAACACCGGACTGGACGCGGCGGAGATCAAAAAAAGCGTCAAATTCGACGGCAAGATATTCACGGTGGACGCCTCCAAGATCTCCGAGGAGACCATCGGCCGGAAGATACCCAACACCCCGATGCTGGCGGCCCTGGTCAAGGTCACCGGAATGCTGGATTTTGACAGCATGCTGGAGGACACCCAGAAGAAGCTGGCCAAGAAATTCGCCCACCGGCCGGAGGTGATCGAGGGCAACATCCAATCCATGAAACGGGCGGCACAGGAGGTGAAATCGGCATGA
- a CDS encoding aspartate--tRNA ligase, with the protein MKLETLGAWERSHTCGELRSEHIGQPTVLCGWVHRSRNHGGLIFINLRDRYGITQVVFDPAQNAELTEAAKDLRSEYVIAVKGAVRNRPQGQTNPGMVTGVIEVLADEVKLLNSSAVPPFVIEDQTTASEDLRLKFRYLDLRRPALAQNIILRHNFILAVRNYLSAQNFLEIETPLLTRSTPEGARDYLVPCRVQPGKFYALPQSPQIYKQILMVAGFDKYFQIARCLRDEDLRADRQPEHTQIDIEMSFATQDQIFSLAEGMFQQVFKEVAEIDLQTPFPRLPYAEAMNRFGSDKPDMRFGLELCEIAAVAAKSEFTVFKQALENHGQVKGICVPGGGKWSRKDIDGLTELAKIYGAKGLAWAKVSGESLEGSIAKFFAGELDQELMQTMSAKDGDIMLFVADQPSVVAAALGALRIECAKRMDLIPQGKFAFAWITDFPLFHYNQEEKRWEAEHHMFSMPKEEHLEYLDSDPGKVLGQLYDLVANGSELASGSIRIHRRDIQEKVMKVLGLSPAEAAKKFGFLLEAFEYGAPPHGGIAPGVDRILAMITGGDSIRDVIAFPKTTSGSGLMEGSPSEVDQRQLKDLHIRLDL; encoded by the coding sequence ATGAAACTCGAAACCTTAGGCGCCTGGGAACGCAGCCACACCTGCGGGGAGCTTCGTTCCGAACACATCGGCCAACCGACCGTCCTCTGCGGATGGGTGCACCGCAGCCGCAATCACGGCGGGCTGATCTTCATCAACCTGCGGGACCGCTACGGCATCACCCAGGTGGTGTTCGACCCGGCCCAGAACGCCGAACTGACCGAGGCCGCCAAGGACCTGAGATCCGAATACGTGATCGCGGTCAAGGGCGCGGTGCGGAACCGGCCCCAGGGCCAGACCAACCCCGGCATGGTCACCGGGGTGATAGAGGTGCTGGCCGACGAGGTCAAACTGCTCAACAGCTCGGCTGTCCCGCCCTTCGTGATCGAGGACCAGACCACCGCCTCGGAGGACCTGCGCCTGAAATTCCGCTATCTGGACCTGCGTCGCCCGGCCCTGGCCCAGAACATCATCCTGCGCCACAATTTCATCCTGGCGGTGCGCAATTATCTTAGCGCCCAGAACTTTCTGGAGATCGAGACCCCGCTGCTGACCCGCAGCACGCCTGAAGGGGCCCGGGATTATCTGGTACCCTGCCGGGTCCAGCCGGGAAAATTCTATGCCCTGCCCCAGTCCCCCCAGATATACAAGCAGATACTGATGGTGGCCGGATTCGACAAGTATTTCCAGATCGCCCGCTGTCTGCGCGACGAGGACCTGCGGGCCGACCGCCAGCCGGAGCACACCCAGATAGACATCGAGATGAGCTTCGCCACCCAAGACCAGATCTTCTCCCTGGCCGAGGGGATGTTCCAGCAGGTATTCAAGGAAGTGGCCGAGATAGATTTGCAGACCCCGTTCCCGCGCCTGCCCTACGCCGAGGCCATGAACCGCTTCGGCTCGGACAAGCCGGACATGCGTTTCGGTCTGGAGCTGTGCGAAATCGCAGCGGTGGCCGCCAAGTCGGAATTCACCGTCTTCAAGCAGGCCTTGGAGAACCATGGTCAGGTGAAGGGCATCTGCGTGCCGGGCGGGGGCAAGTGGTCCCGCAAGGACATCGATGGGCTGACCGAGTTGGCCAAAATATACGGGGCCAAGGGGCTGGCCTGGGCCAAAGTTTCCGGGGAATCTTTGGAGGGCTCCATCGCCAAGTTCTTTGCCGGGGAGCTGGACCAGGAATTGATGCAGACCATGTCCGCCAAGGACGGCGATATCATGCTGTTCGTGGCCGACCAGCCATCCGTGGTGGCGGCCGCATTGGGAGCGCTGCGCATCGAGTGCGCCAAGCGGATGGACCTGATCCCCCAGGGCAAGTTCGCCTTCGCCTGGATCACCGATTTCCCGCTGTTCCATTACAACCAGGAGGAGAAACGCTGGGAGGCCGAGCACCACATGTTCAGCATGCCCAAGGAAGAGCACCTGGAATACCTGGACAGCGATCCGGGGAAAGTGCTGGGGCAGTTGTACGATCTGGTGGCCAACGGCTCCGAGTTGGCCTCGGGCTCCATCCGTATCCACCGCCGCGACATCCAGGAAAAGGTGATGAAGGTGTTGGGGCTCTCCCCCGCAGAGGCCGCCAAAAAATTCGGCTTTCTGCTGGAGGCCTTCGAGTACGGGGCCCCGCCCCACGGCGGCATCGCTCCCGGGGTGGACCGGATCTTGGCCATGATCACCGGCGGGGACAGCATCCGCGACGTGATCGCCTTTCCCAAGACCACCTCGGGCAGCGGCCTGATGGAGGGCAGCCCCTCGGAGGTGGACCAGAGGCAGTTGAAGGACCTGCATATCAGATTGGATCTGTAA
- a CDS encoding alkylhydroperoxidase: MSEKIKQFNAYRSKMNDRILAAEHTGIKRFFNLDTAAYQDGALPGKTKEMLGLCASTVLRCNDCISYHVIQCKKLGVTQAEFDEIMNISLVVGGSITIPHIRKAYEMWDEGE; this comes from the coding sequence ATGTCCGAAAAAATAAAACAATTCAACGCCTACCGGTCCAAGATGAACGACCGGATACTGGCGGCCGAGCACACCGGCATCAAGCGGTTCTTCAACCTGGATACCGCCGCCTACCAGGACGGGGCGCTGCCGGGCAAGACCAAGGAGATGCTGGGGCTGTGCGCCTCCACCGTGTTGCGCTGCAACGACTGCATCAGCTATCACGTCATCCAGTGCAAGAAGCTGGGGGTCACCCAGGCGGAGTTTGACGAGATCATGAACATCTCGCTGGTGGTGGGAGGGTCCATCACCATACCGCATATCCGCAAGGCGTACGAGATGTGGGATGAGGGAGAATAA